In Flavobacterium sp. CS20, a single window of DNA contains:
- a CDS encoding LamG-like jellyroll fold domain-containing protein, with translation MNRKLYFFMGMLFMALTSFSQILDQSNAPESIGGGTFTVSSNNNVGQSFTAGITGDLSQINIRLGDFSDNFIHSDLQLRILSGDGYAGTILNTTTIEILTVVDQYTYQEVVIPLSENVPVIAGSTYTLDLQFSGNVGTQGVGGSVGPYPNGVIYNNNFPFGAYDLWFKTFVTVDPSTHLNFDGVNDYVQLPDVSELSFSVNLTVEFWMKSIANPGNFETLVVDGEAGFGLLLNVNGGIMLGAGGQFINSTSTVTDGEWHHVAGTFFLYGNETSLKLYIDGTLDQSAILNGLLVLNDPSSPVFIGGSDNGLDFNFTGSMDDLRFWNTARTASEISTNIECELTGGESNLVAYYNFNQGLGSQDNSSITSLTDETASGLDGVLTNFALTGTSSNFLTDADISSPSEPIVTTPVNYTLGDTATPLTATTNTSSLVWYDVMTGGNALAGAPTPSTTAVGETSYWVSSINSRGCESVRTEIVVNVNPVLPATHLNFDGVNDYVELTSESSFDFTNQMTIEFWMKSDYNPTQWDAIIAKGDDSWRIALNQDGTLNFAGSNAFGDVSSVSSVIDNSWHHVAVTYNNVEAIIYIDGIQNSAVTGSGTINNSTYPVSIGENLQATGRFYQGNIDEVRIWDVARTAEQIESSKNCEVEGSEVGLVAYYKFNQGLGSQDNSSITSLTDETASGLDGVLYNFALTGTTSNFLTQVVNTVVNPITTPTFDIADICVGETLDALPTTSQNGITGTWSPVLNNLATTEYTFTPDDGQCASPTTLEIVVNELPIITVNDTESKCEFGSLMLEPTVTNPNAQSAVGFVGDFAEDNWTQFAPAISNGSITFSESSVTMIASNTGSGNTTPNSANITMPYNATVSFDWNYSSGDIASGDLPLVGTNSGDLSLFNGYSTEGSSSQSGVHSISIQAGNNLMLTINSNDTNGSSTVTISNFQVTPSNTYLWEASNGGVIFGATDELNLSVDEAGTYTLTVTNPSGCSTSKSIDVSVTESPAPVADANQVFCSGATVSELQAEGENLIWYNSNFDELISTTEVLSGTYFVSQTVDTCESEVTEVTVTINELPAAPTLSTQELCFEAIVVDLPVSGTNNVVYNWYDTATGGTALSNDTALSTATYYVSTFNELTFCESERSSVQVNVNAEITATVVSQVNVSCNGFNDGSATVEVLGVTPPYTYEWSNGTTSPNLSGVVSGVYTLAVVDANGCGTSLIDNTPVVTVTITEPALVEAPIVEDQTFCGNTIIADLEGEGNMLTWYLEVDDIDALSHTANVTTGTYYVSQTVNGCESERISVEITVNENPSAPVAEANQVFCDSATVSELQAEGENLIWYNSNFDELISTTEVLSGTYFVSQTVNTCESGVTEVTVTINELPAAPTLSMQELCFDASVADLPVSGTNNVVYNWYDTATGGTALSNDTALSTATYYVSTFNELTFCESERSSVQVNVSTEITATVVSQVNVSCNGFNDGSATVEVLGGTPPYTYEWSNGTTSPNLSGVVSGVYTLAVVDANGCGTSLIDNTPVVTVTITEPALVEAPIVEDQTFCGNTIIADLEGEGNMLTWYLEVDDIDALSHTANVTTGTYYVSQTVNGCESERISVEITVNENPSAPVAEANQVFCGSATVSELQAEGENLIWYNSNFDELISTTEVLSGTYFVSQTVNTCESEVTEVTVTINELPAAPTLSTQELCFEAIVVDLPVSGTNNVVYNWYDTATGGTALSNDTALSTGTYYVSAFDELTLCESQRMSIQLNVSSELTATLISQINISCNGLSDGSATVGVSGGTAPYTYLWSNGSTSSMLSGVPSGVYNLFVTDANGCGSTTSVMATVTITEPALVEAPIVEDQTFCGNTIIADLEGEGNMLTWYLEVDDIDALSHTANVTTGTYYVSQTINGCESERTAVSIFISIVPDAPIAEAQIFCGASTVADLDAIGTDLSWYTDVNTPFSLNLSESINSGTYYVSETNLDGCESERTAVQVTVNSVPEPTISYNSTTESLETGVFDTYQWYFEGNLIEGATEQTYQPSVNGIYTVVVTNNNCENSSIEFDLTTLSVKDFKVNIGLYPNPASSEITLSYNGVDTNQVKLYIYDITGKLISTSPINQTVQTIDVNNLMDGVYLFRFIGSRVNQTQKVIIKK, from the coding sequence ATGAATCGAAAACTTTACTTTTTTATGGGTATGCTATTTATGGCGCTTACCTCTTTTTCACAAATATTAGATCAATCCAATGCTCCAGAAAGCATAGGAGGTGGTACTTTTACTGTAAGTTCCAACAACAATGTTGGTCAATCATTTACAGCTGGTATTACTGGGGATTTATCTCAGATTAACATTAGGTTAGGAGATTTTTCAGATAACTTTATACACAGTGACTTACAGTTGAGGATATTGTCTGGTGATGGATATGCAGGTACAATTTTAAATACAACCACTATAGAGATTTTAACAGTAGTGGATCAATACACATATCAAGAAGTGGTTATACCTCTTTCTGAAAATGTTCCTGTTATAGCTGGAAGCACATACACCTTAGATTTACAATTCTCTGGTAATGTTGGAACTCAAGGCGTTGGAGGAAGTGTAGGTCCTTACCCAAACGGTGTTATTTACAATAATAATTTTCCTTTTGGTGCATATGATTTGTGGTTTAAAACTTTTGTAACTGTAGACCCATCGACACATTTAAATTTTGATGGCGTTAATGATTATGTTCAATTACCTGATGTATCTGAGCTTTCGTTTTCAGTTAATTTGACCGTTGAATTTTGGATGAAATCGATTGCAAATCCAGGTAATTTTGAAACATTAGTTGTAGATGGAGAAGCTGGATTCGGGTTGTTATTAAATGTTAATGGTGGAATTATGCTTGGTGCTGGAGGACAATTTATAAATTCAACATCTACTGTAACAGATGGAGAATGGCATCACGTTGCAGGAACATTTTTTTTATATGGAAATGAAACATCATTAAAATTATATATAGATGGTACACTTGACCAATCTGCAATATTAAATGGTCTCTTAGTTTTGAATGATCCTTCAAGTCCAGTTTTTATAGGTGGTAGTGATAATGGTTTAGACTTTAATTTTACTGGCTCTATGGATGATTTGCGTTTTTGGAATACAGCACGTACAGCCTCAGAAATCTCTACTAATATTGAATGTGAGTTAACAGGCGGTGAATCTAATTTAGTAGCTTACTATAATTTTAACCAAGGTTTAGGTAGTCAAGATAACTCAAGTATAACATCTTTGACCGATGAAACCGCTAGTGGTCTTGATGGCGTTTTAACAAATTTTGCTCTTACAGGGACATCTTCAAATTTTTTAACTGATGCAGACATCTCTTCGCCTTCAGAACCAATAGTTACAACACCAGTAAATTATACTTTAGGTGATACAGCTACACCACTTACAGCTACAACAAATACTTCTTCTTTGGTCTGGTATGATGTGATGACTGGAGGCAACGCTCTTGCTGGTGCTCCAACGCCAAGTACTACTGCGGTAGGAGAAACGTCTTATTGGGTTTCTAGTATAAATTCAAGAGGTTGCGAAAGTGTAAGAACAGAAATTGTGGTCAACGTAAATCCTGTACTTCCTGCCACCCATTTAAATTTTGATGGTGTTAATGATTATGTAGAATTAACAAGTGAATCAAGTTTTGATTTTACGAACCAAATGACGATTGAATTTTGGATGAAATCTGACTATAACCCAACGCAATGGGATGCAATAATAGCAAAAGGCGACGATAGTTGGCGTATTGCTTTAAATCAAGACGGCACTTTAAATTTTGCAGGAAGTAATGCCTTTGGTGATGTCTCATCAGTAAGTAGCGTAATTGATAACAGTTGGCATCATGTGGCAGTTACTTATAATAATGTAGAGGCAATCATTTACATAGATGGTATTCAAAATTCAGCTGTTACAGGTAGTGGTACTATCAACAATTCAACTTATCCAGTTAGTATAGGCGAAAACCTTCAGGCAACAGGAAGATTCTATCAAGGAAATATTGATGAAGTTCGGATTTGGGATGTCGCTAGAACTGCTGAGCAAATAGAGAGTTCAAAAAACTGTGAAGTAGAAGGTAGTGAAGTTGGATTAGTAGCTTACTATAAGTTTAACCAAGGTTTAGGTAGTCAAGATAACTCAAGTATTACATCTTTGACCGATGAAACCGCTAGTGGTCTTGATGGTGTTTTATACAATTTTGCTCTTACAGGGACGACTTCAAATTTTTTAACTCAAGTAGTGAATACTGTTGTGAATCCAATAACAACCCCTACTTTTGACATTGCAGATATTTGCGTTGGAGAAACCCTTGATGCTTTGCCTACCACTTCGCAAAACGGTATTACAGGTACTTGGTCTCCTGTATTAAATAATTTGGCTACAACCGAGTATACTTTTACACCAGATGATGGACAATGTGCTTCTCCAACAACTCTAGAAATTGTAGTCAATGAATTGCCTATTATTACGGTCAATGACACTGAAAGCAAATGTGAATTTGGTAGTCTTATGTTAGAACCTACGGTAACTAATCCAAACGCACAAAGTGCTGTTGGTTTCGTGGGAGATTTTGCAGAAGATAATTGGACGCAATTTGCACCAGCTATTTCAAATGGTAGTATTACCTTTAGTGAAAGTAGTGTTACGATGATAGCTAGTAACACAGGCTCTGGCAATACAACGCCTAATTCTGCTAATATTACAATGCCGTACAATGCTACAGTATCTTTTGATTGGAATTATTCATCTGGAGATATTGCAAGTGGTGACTTGCCTTTAGTTGGAACAAACTCTGGCGATTTATCCTTGTTTAACGGTTATTCTACAGAAGGATCTTCATCACAAAGTGGAGTTCATAGCATTAGCATTCAAGCCGGAAATAATTTGATGTTAACCATAAATTCAAACGATACCAATGGTAGTTCAACAGTAACTATTTCCAACTTTCAAGTTACGCCTAGCAATACCTATTTATGGGAAGCCAGCAATGGAGGTGTAATTTTTGGAGCGACAGATGAATTAAATTTATCAGTTGATGAGGCTGGTACTTATACACTTACTGTAACCAACCCCAGTGGTTGTTCTACTTCAAAATCAATTGATGTTAGTGTAACTGAATCTCCTGCTCCAGTTGCAGACGCAAATCAAGTATTTTGCAGTGGCGCAACAGTTAGTGAATTACAGGCTGAAGGCGAAAATCTAATCTGGTACAATTCAAACTTTGATGAGTTAATTAGTACAACTGAAGTTTTGAGCGGCACTTACTTTGTATCACAAACTGTCGATACTTGTGAGAGTGAAGTTACTGAGGTAACTGTAACTATAAATGAATTACCAGCGGCACCAACTTTATCGACGCAAGAATTGTGTTTTGAAGCTATCGTTGTTGATTTACCTGTTTCAGGAACAAACAATGTTGTGTACAATTGGTATGATACAGCAACAGGAGGAACAGCTCTATCTAACGATACCGCTTTATCAACAGCCACATATTATGTTTCTACTTTTAATGAACTCACATTTTGTGAGAGTGAAAGAAGCAGTGTTCAGGTGAATGTAAATGCTGAAATAACGGCTACAGTTGTTTCGCAGGTTAATGTTTCTTGCAACGGTTTTAATGATGGTTCAGCTACAGTTGAAGTTTTAGGCGTTACACCACCTTATACTTATGAATGGAGTAACGGAACTACTTCACCAAATTTATCAGGGGTTGTTTCTGGGGTTTACACCTTAGCGGTAGTAGATGCCAATGGTTGTGGTACTTCTCTTATTGATAATACACCTGTTGTAACTGTTACCATTACAGAGCCTGCACTAGTGGAAGCACCAATTGTAGAAGATCAAACATTCTGTGGCAACACTATTATAGCAGATTTAGAAGGCGAAGGCAATATGCTTACATGGTATTTAGAAGTAGATGATATCGATGCTCTTAGTCATACAGCAAATGTTACCACTGGAACTTATTACGTATCACAAACTGTCAATGGTTGTGAAAGTGAAAGAATTTCTGTTGAAATAACTGTGAATGAAAATCCATCTGCTCCAGTAGCAGAAGCAAATCAAGTATTTTGCGATAGTGCAACAGTTAGTGAATTACAGGCTGAAGGCGAAAATCTAATCTGGTACAATTCAAACTTTGATGAGTTAATTAGTACAACCGAAGTTTTGAGCGGCACTTACTTTGTATCACAAACTGTCAATACTTGTGAGAGTGGAGTTACTGAGGTAACTGTAACTATAAATGAATTACCAGCGGCACCAACTTTATCGATGCAAGAATTGTGTTTTGATGCTAGCGTTGCAGACTTACCTGTTTCAGGAACAAACAATGTTGTGTACAATTGGTATGATACAGCAACAGGAGGAACAGCTCTATCTAACGATACCGCTTTATCAACAGCCACATATTATGTTTCTACTTTTAATGAACTCACATTTTGTGAGAGTGAAAGAAGCAGTGTTCAGGTGAATGTAAGTACTGAAATAACGGCTACAGTTGTTTCGCAGGTTAATGTTTCTTGCAACGGTTTTAATGATGGTTCAGCTACAGTTGAAGTTTTAGGCGGTACACCACCTTATACTTATGAATGGAGTAACGGAACTACTTCACCAAATTTATCAGGGGTTGTTTCTGGGGTTTACACCTTAGCGGTAGTAGATGCCAATGGTTGTGGTACTTCTCTTATTGATAATACACCTGTTGTAACTGTTACCATTACAGAGCCTGCACTAGTGGAAGCACCAATTGTAGAAGATCAAACATTCTGTGGCAACACTATTATAGCAGATTTAGAAGGCGAAGGCAATATGCTTACATGGTATTTAGAAGTAGATGATATCGATGCTCTTAGTCATACAGCAAATGTTACCACTGGAACTTATTACGTATCACAAACTGTCAATGGTTGTGAAAGTGAAAGAATTTCTGTTGAAATAACTGTGAATGAAAATCCATCTGCTCCAGTAGCAGAAGCAAATCAAGTATTTTGCGGTAGTGCAACAGTTAGTGAATTACAGGCTGAAGGCGAAAATCTAATCTGGTACAATTCAAACTTTGATGAGTTAATTAGTACAACTGAAGTTTTGAGCGGCACTTACTTTGTATCACAAACTGTCAATACTTGTGAGAGTGAAGTTACTGAGGTAACTGTAACTATAAATGAATTACCAGCGGCACCAACTTTATCGACGCAAGAATTGTGTTTTGAAGCTATCGTTGTTGATTTACCTGTTTCAGGAACAAACAATGTTGTGTACAATTGGTATGATACAGCAACAGGAGGAACAGCTCTATCTAACGATACTGCTTTATCAACAGGAACATACTATGTTTCTGCTTTCGATGAGCTTACATTATGTGAAAGTCAAAGAATGAGTATTCAGTTGAACGTAAGTTCAGAACTAACAGCTACATTAATTTCACAGATTAATATTTCTTGCAACGGTTTAAGTGATGGCTCAGCTACAGTTGGAGTTTCAGGAGGCACAGCTCCTTACACTTATCTTTGGAGTAACGGTTCTACTTCTTCAATGTTATCAGGAGTTCCGTCTGGGGTTTATAACCTCTTTGTTACAGATGCTAATGGTTGTGGAAGTACAACATCAGTTATGGCTACTGTTACCATTACAGAGCCTGCACTAGTGGAAGCACCAATTGTAGAAGATCAAACATTCTGTGGCAACACTATTATAGCAGATTTAGAAGGCGAAGGCAATATGCTTACGTGGTATTTAGAAGTAGATGATATCGATGCTCTTAGTCATACAGCAAATGTTACCACTGGAACTTATTACGTATCACAAACTATCAATGGTTGTGAAAGTGAAAGAACTGCGGTTTCCATTTTTATATCTATAGTTCCAGACGCGCCAATCGCTGAGGCACAAATTTTTTGTGGAGCCTCCACAGTGGCTGATTTAGATGCAATTGGTACGGACTTAAGCTGGTATACCGATGTCAATACTCCTTTTTCTCTAAATCTTTCAGAATCTATCAATTCAGGAACGTATTATGTTTCAGAGACTAACCTTGATGGTTGTGAAAGTGAAAGAACTGCGGTTCAGGTTACAGTAAACTCAGTTCCAGAGCCAACAATTAGTTATAACAGCACTACTGAAAGTTTAGAAACCGGAGTTTTCGATACTTACCAATGGTATTTTGAAGGTAATTTAATTGAAGGTGCAACGGAGCAAACCTACCAACCAAGCGTAAATGGGATTTACACCGTTGTTGTAACCAACAATAACTGCGAAAACAGTTCAATTGAGTTCGACTTAACCACCTTAAGTGTTAAAGATTTCAAGGTTAACATTGGTTTATATCCAAACCCTGCAAGTAGCGAAATAACGCTAAGCTACAATGGAGTTGACACAAACCAAGTAAAATTATATATATATGATATAACTGGTAAACTAATAAGTACAAGTCCTATTAACCAAACGGTTCAAACTATAGATGTAAATAATTTAATGGATGGAGTTTATCTGTTCAGATTCATCGGATCACGCGTCAATCAAACCCAAAAAGTGATTATTAAAAAATAG
- the tnpB gene encoding IS66 family insertion sequence element accessory protein TnpB (TnpB, as the term is used for proteins encoded by IS66 family insertion elements, is considered an accessory protein, since TnpC, encoded by a neighboring gene, is a DDE family transposase.), whose product MLTLHDTLKFELYLEPTDMRKSFDSLSGIVKTELKANPTSGTAYLFVNKLRNKIKILQSACWWLYIVLQTT is encoded by the coding sequence ATGTTAACATTACATGACACACTCAAATTTGAGTTATACTTAGAACCAACCGACATGCGAAAGAGTTTTGACAGCCTATCAGGTATTGTAAAAACAGAACTTAAAGCAAACCCAACTAGTGGAACAGCTTATTTGTTTGTCAACAAGCTACGCAATAAGATAAAGATTTTGCAATCGGCATGCTGGTGGCTTTATATTGTATTACAAACGACTTGA
- a CDS encoding helix-turn-helix transcriptional regulator — protein MQPYLAREILHTFKTFNEDVFSETILKTQSLSLISSFFKNVFADLRHETYQEKGVIDYKLIAKCESMIAANLSASFIGIEALAKKLNISSTKLKMDFKSVYGNTILQYIIDKKMQLAMRLLLTTELQIKHISNQVGYDSPSKFTATFKKKYGKLPSAYRPDSPAS, from the coding sequence ATGCAGCCGTACTTGGCTCGTGAAATTTTACACACATTCAAAACATTTAATGAGGATGTGTTTAGTGAAACTATATTAAAAACACAAAGCTTAAGCTTGATTTCCTCTTTTTTTAAAAATGTTTTTGCCGATTTACGACATGAAACCTATCAAGAGAAAGGCGTAATAGATTACAAATTAATAGCAAAATGCGAGAGTATGATAGCCGCTAATTTGTCAGCATCTTTTATAGGGATTGAAGCTCTCGCTAAAAAACTGAATATATCATCTACCAAACTAAAAATGGACTTTAAATCAGTGTATGGAAATACTATTTTACAATACATTATCGATAAAAAAATGCAGTTGGCAATGCGACTTCTTTTAACAACAGAACTTCAAATTAAGCATATTAGCAATCAAGTAGGTTATGATAGTCCTAGTAAATTTACTGCCACATTCAAGAAAAAATACGGAAAGCTCCCTTCCGCTTATCGCCCTGATAGCCCTGCAAGCTAA
- the tnpB gene encoding IS66 family insertion sequence element accessory protein TnpB (TnpB, as the term is used for proteins encoded by IS66 family insertion elements, is considered an accessory protein, since TnpC, encoded by a neighboring gene, is a DDE family transposase.) → MLTLHDTLKFELYLEPTDMRKSFDSLSGIVKTELKANPTSGTAYLFVNKLRNKIKILQWRTGGFILYYKRLEKGTFTLPDYEKSVRSIILDYAQLVLLFDGITIGNLTQKEQQKAV, encoded by the coding sequence ATGTTAACATTACATGACACACTCAAATTTGAGTTATACTTAGAACCAACCGACATGCGAAAGAGTTTTGACAGCCTATCAGGTATTGTAAAAACAGAACTTAAAGCAAACCCAACTAGTGGAACAGCTTATTTGTTTGTCAACAAGCTACGCAATAAGATAAAGATTTTGCAATGGCGTACTGGTGGCTTTATATTGTATTACAAACGACTTGAAAAAGGAACTTTTACACTTCCTGATTATGAAAAATCTGTGCGAAGTATCATTTTAGATTATGCTCAATTAGTCTTACTTTTTGATGGCATAACCATAGGAAATTTAACACAAAAAGAACAACAAAAAGCTGTATAA
- a CDS encoding IS66 family transposase, with the protein MGEEVSETLEYTPASLIKRRTIRPKCANKSKDKIIIGELPTRPIPKSIVEASLLAYILTAKFVDHLPLYRQIQRFKREFGWEVAQSTMCDWVDSCCQLLDPLYNTLKQKILESDYIQADESPIKVLDKDKKGSTHQGYQWVYRNPLQGLVLFNYHKGRGQHGSKEILLNYQGYLQCDGYQVYDKIGQQQGITLVGCLAHARRKFFDAKDNDSTIVNKILEQIQKIYLEEREIKKIAKEDLALKQKLREEKIAPKLEQIKTWIEAQSIKVLPKSAVGKAMSYYLNQYPKIKAITLDPRLELDNNLIENAIRPLALGRKNYLFAGSHKGAQNIAIMYSLFASCKINNVNPQEWLRDVLEKIPDYNIQKLEELLPNNWIQNHK; encoded by the coding sequence ATTGGAGAAGAAGTTTCAGAAACCTTAGAATATACCCCAGCAAGCTTAATAAAAAGACGCACGATACGACCAAAATGCGCCAATAAAAGTAAGGACAAAATAATCATAGGTGAGTTACCTACTCGTCCTATCCCAAAATCAATAGTTGAAGCTTCCCTGTTAGCCTATATATTAACGGCTAAATTTGTTGACCATTTACCTTTATACAGACAAATTCAACGTTTCAAAAGAGAATTTGGTTGGGAAGTAGCTCAAAGCACAATGTGCGATTGGGTTGATAGCTGTTGTCAACTATTAGATCCGCTATACAATACCTTAAAACAAAAAATATTAGAATCCGATTACATACAAGCAGATGAATCCCCGATTAAAGTATTAGACAAAGACAAAAAAGGAAGCACCCACCAAGGTTACCAATGGGTATATCGCAACCCCTTGCAAGGTCTTGTATTATTCAATTATCACAAAGGACGTGGGCAACACGGTTCTAAAGAGATATTACTCAATTACCAAGGCTATTTGCAATGCGATGGCTACCAAGTATATGATAAAATTGGGCAACAACAAGGTATTACATTAGTAGGATGTTTGGCACATGCTCGAAGAAAATTCTTTGATGCAAAAGACAATGACTCAACTATAGTAAATAAAATTCTTGAACAAATTCAAAAAATATATCTCGAAGAAAGAGAAATAAAAAAAATAGCAAAAGAAGACTTAGCACTCAAGCAAAAGTTACGAGAAGAAAAAATAGCTCCAAAACTTGAGCAAATAAAAACTTGGATAGAAGCACAAAGCATAAAGGTATTACCTAAAAGTGCAGTAGGTAAAGCTATGAGTTATTACCTCAATCAATATCCAAAAATAAAAGCCATTACATTAGATCCGAGATTAGAGTTAGACAATAATCTAATTGAAAACGCCATACGTCCGCTTGCACTAGGAAGAAAAAATTATCTTTTTGCTGGATCACATAAGGGAGCTCAGAACATTGCTATAATGTACTCTTTATTTGCAAGTTGTAAAATCAATAATGTAAACCCACAAGAATGGTTGAGAGACGTACTTGAAAAAATACCAGATTATAATATTCAAAAACTTGAAGAATTACTCCCTAATAATTGGATACAAAATCATAAATAA
- the tnpB gene encoding IS66 family insertion sequence element accessory protein TnpB, with translation MYYKRLEKGTFTLPDYEKSVRSIILDYAQLVLLFDGITIGNLTQKEQQKAV, from the coding sequence TTGTATTACAAACGACTTGAAAAAGGAACTTTTACACTTCCTGATTATGAAAAATCTGTGCGAAGTATCATTTTAGATTATGCTCAATTAGTCTTACTTTTTGATGGCATAACCATAGGAAATTTAACACAAAAAGAACAACAAAAAGCTGTATAA
- a CDS encoding helix-turn-helix domain-containing protein, protein MSQRRKQEKMQLAMRLLLTTELQIKHISNQVGYDSPSKFTATFKKKYGKLPSAYRPDSPAS, encoded by the coding sequence GTGTCCCAGCGACGAAAACAGGAAAAAATGCAGTTGGCAATGCGACTTCTTTTAACAACAGAACTTCAAATTAAGCATATTAGCAATCAAGTAGGTTATGATAGTCCTAGTAAATTTACTGCCACATTCAAGAAAAAATACGGAAAGCTCCCTTCCGCTTATCGCCCTGATAGCCCTGCAAGCTAA
- a CDS encoding transposase, whose amino-acid sequence MTYQELLKKNEENSIFIKNLKAKNASLQAQLDQLVKLINGFKSERFVSNEVSNEQFNLFSDTNQEIEASEEEPSQTITYNRKKKKHHGRNKLPEHLPVKEVIIEPKEDTEDLVKLEKKFQKP is encoded by the coding sequence ATGACGTATCAAGAATTACTCAAAAAAAACGAAGAAAACAGCATTTTTATAAAAAATCTAAAAGCAAAAAATGCATCACTACAAGCTCAATTAGATCAGCTTGTAAAACTCATTAACGGCTTCAAGTCTGAACGCTTTGTTTCTAATGAAGTATCTAATGAGCAATTCAATCTGTTTTCAGATACCAACCAAGAGATAGAAGCGTCAGAAGAAGAACCATCGCAGACTATAACTTACAATCGTAAGAAGAAAAAACACCATGGGCGTAATAAACTACCTGAACATCTACCAGTAAAAGAAGTTATCATTGAGCCAAAAGAAGATACAGAAGATTTGGTGAAATTGGAGAAGAAGTTTCAGAAACCTTAG
- a CDS encoding IS1634 family transposase, protein MKILDGTINVVFYDVTTIYFEIDNEDELRKTGFSKEGKHQNPQIVLGLLVSKDGYPLAYDIFEGNKFERHTMLPVIDSFKKKYGLDQLVIIADSGLLSSKNIEELQSKSYEFILGARIKNEKSFIKEKILALKLKNGESAVVEKGNLRLIISYSDSRAKKDKHNREKGLKRLEKKIRSGKLTKSSINNRGYNKYLKLDGELKVSIDKTKFETDAKWDGLKGYITNAKLNKNEILENYSHLWKIEKAFRIAKTDLKIRPIYHRVQRRIEAHICIAFARYKIYKELERQLNEKKSSLSPEKAINIAKTIYAVKIKHPITKEITYLTHIKSEEQKKIANLFDF, encoded by the coding sequence TTGAAAATACTAGATGGAACAATAAATGTAGTATTCTATGATGTTACCACTATTTATTTTGAAATTGATAACGAAGATGAATTACGCAAAACAGGCTTCTCTAAAGAAGGCAAACATCAAAATCCGCAAATTGTACTAGGGTTATTAGTTAGCAAAGATGGTTACCCATTGGCTTACGATATTTTTGAAGGCAATAAATTTGAAAGACACACCATGCTACCAGTAATTGATAGTTTTAAGAAAAAATACGGATTAGATCAATTAGTCATCATCGCTGACTCTGGGCTACTTTCTTCTAAAAACATAGAAGAACTTCAAAGCAAAAGTTATGAATTTATTCTTGGAGCTAGAATTAAAAATGAGAAGTCCTTTATAAAAGAAAAAATATTAGCTTTAAAACTTAAAAATGGAGAGAGTGCAGTTGTAGAAAAAGGTAATTTGAGACTTATCATAAGCTATTCCGATTCAAGAGCCAAGAAAGATAAGCACAATAGAGAAAAGGGATTAAAGAGACTGGAAAAGAAAATTAGATCAGGAAAACTAACCAAGTCAAGTATCAATAACAGAGGTTACAATAAATATCTAAAACTTGATGGAGAGCTAAAAGTTTCAATAGACAAAACAAAATTTGAAACAGATGCAAAATGGGATGGTCTAAAAGGCTATATAACTAATGCTAAATTGAATAAAAATGAAATTTTAGAGAATTATAGTCATTTATGGAAGATTGAAAAGGCTTTCAGAATAGCTAAGACAGACTTGAAAATAAGACCAATCTATCATAGAGTTCAGCGTAGGATTGAAGCTCACATTTGCATAGCTTTTGCAAGATATAAAATATACAAGGAACTAGAAAGGCAACTCAATGAAAAGAAATCTTCATTAAGTCCTGAGAAGGCTATCAACATAGCAAAAACAATTTATGCGGTAAAAATAAAACATCCAATAACAAAAGAGATAACTTATCTAACTCACATCAAAAGTGAAGAGCAGAAAAAAATTGCAAATCTATTCGATTTTTGA